One region of Pseudomonas sp. B21-040 genomic DNA includes:
- a CDS encoding MetQ/NlpA family ABC transporter substrate-binding protein — MKKVLLFTALAAALTAGLAQAGEKLVVAATPVPHAEILELIKPTLAKEGVDLEIKVFTDYVQPNVQVGEKRLDANYFQTLPYLNSFNEGKYKDDKAKYLVTVQGVHVEPFGGYSKKYKTLAELPDGATIAIPNEGSNSGRALILLQKAGLIELKDPKNALATPKDIAKNPHNFKFKELESAMLPRVLDQVDLDMINTNYALEAKLNPTKDALVIEGADSPYVNFLVAREDNKNSDAIQKLAKALTSPEVKAFIEKKYSGAVLPAF, encoded by the coding sequence ATGAAAAAGGTTCTGTTGTTCACCGCTCTGGCGGCTGCCCTGACTGCGGGCCTGGCCCAGGCTGGCGAGAAACTGGTAGTTGCGGCTACCCCGGTTCCACACGCCGAGATTCTGGAGCTGATCAAGCCAACCCTCGCCAAAGAAGGCGTGGACCTGGAAATCAAAGTCTTCACCGACTACGTTCAGCCGAACGTACAGGTTGGCGAAAAGCGCCTGGATGCCAACTACTTCCAGACTCTGCCATACCTCAATAGCTTCAACGAAGGTAAGTACAAGGACGACAAAGCCAAGTACCTGGTGACCGTGCAAGGTGTTCACGTTGAACCGTTCGGTGGCTACTCGAAGAAATACAAAACCCTGGCCGAACTGCCAGACGGTGCGACCATTGCCATCCCGAACGAAGGCAGCAACAGCGGCCGTGCGCTGATCCTGCTGCAGAAGGCTGGCCTGATCGAGTTGAAAGACCCGAAGAACGCCCTGGCGACCCCGAAAGACATCGCCAAGAACCCGCACAACTTCAAGTTCAAGGAACTGGAATCGGCCATGCTCCCGCGTGTGCTGGATCAGGTTGATCTGGACATGATCAACACCAACTACGCGCTGGAAGCCAAGTTGAACCCGACCAAGGATGCACTGGTGATCGAAGGCGCCGATTCGCCTTACGTGAACTTCCTGGTTGCCCGTGAGGACAACAAGAACAGCGATGCCATCCAGAAACTGGCCAAGGCCCTGACCAGCCCTGAAGTGAAAGCCTTCATCGAGAAGAAGTACAGCGGCGCCGTTCTGCCAGCGTTCTGA
- a CDS encoding amino acid ABC transporter permease codes for MTFDYAFILSTLPAFLKAVGVTLQVGFIAIGTSLLVALVNATILVFRTPYLQRLVGLYVELARNTPLLIQLFFVYFALPALGIKVSGFAAAIITMTFLGGAYLTEVLRAGVDAVPQAQLESGRSIGLSQGQLLRYVILPQAGILSLPSLFANFIFLLKETTVVSAVAVPEILYTTKSYIALYYKTYEMLTVLTLICVLLFLPLSLLLSRLERRLQHGQFGS; via the coding sequence ATGACTTTCGATTACGCGTTTATCCTCAGCACCCTGCCGGCGTTTCTCAAGGCCGTGGGCGTGACGCTGCAGGTCGGCTTTATTGCCATCGGTACTTCGCTGTTGGTGGCGTTGGTCAACGCGACCATTCTGGTGTTCCGCACGCCTTACTTGCAGCGCCTCGTCGGCCTGTATGTCGAGCTTGCCCGCAACACGCCGCTGCTGATCCAACTGTTCTTCGTCTACTTTGCCTTGCCGGCGCTGGGCATCAAGGTGTCGGGCTTTGCCGCGGCGATCATCACCATGACCTTCCTTGGCGGTGCGTACCTCACCGAAGTGCTGCGCGCCGGCGTGGATGCCGTGCCCCAGGCGCAACTCGAATCCGGCCGATCCATCGGCCTGTCCCAAGGGCAATTGCTGCGCTATGTGATCCTGCCGCAAGCCGGAATCCTCAGCCTGCCGTCGCTGTTCGCCAATTTCATTTTCCTGCTCAAGGAAACCACCGTGGTCTCGGCGGTGGCCGTGCCAGAGATTCTCTACACCACCAAAAGCTACATCGCGCTGTATTACAAAACCTACGAAATGCTCACCGTGCTGACGCTGATTTGCGTGTTGCTGTTTCTGCCGCTGTCGCTGTTGCTCAGCCGTCTGGAAAGGAGGCTCCAGCATGGCCAGTTCGGGTCTTGA
- a CDS encoding amino acid ABC transporter permease encodes MASSGLELLWVSLPQLGKGAAQTLSISFLSIAISTVGGVLYGVLRTLNSTWLNAILRVYLELFRAIPVLVWLYLLFFGLPIFFGLSIPSFWCAVLVLSLWGASEVGEVVRGALHSLPRGQREAGLSIGLNGVQLYGYVLLPQALKRMTPPTINVYTRIIKTSSLAVLIGVVDVIKVGQQIIERTYESVLIYGALFLFFFFICYPLSAASRVLERRWTQA; translated from the coding sequence ATGGCCAGTTCGGGTCTTGAGTTGCTCTGGGTGTCGTTGCCGCAACTGGGCAAGGGCGCGGCGCAAACCTTGTCGATTTCCTTCCTGAGCATCGCCATCAGCACCGTCGGCGGCGTGCTCTATGGCGTGTTGCGTACGCTGAATTCGACATGGCTGAACGCGATCCTGCGGGTGTACCTGGAATTGTTCCGGGCGATCCCGGTGCTGGTCTGGCTGTATTTGCTGTTCTTTGGCTTGCCGATTTTCTTCGGCTTGAGCATTCCGAGCTTCTGGTGCGCGGTGTTGGTGTTGTCGTTGTGGGGCGCCAGTGAAGTCGGCGAAGTGGTGCGCGGCGCGTTGCATTCATTGCCACGCGGGCAGCGTGAAGCCGGGTTGTCGATTGGCTTGAACGGCGTGCAACTCTACGGCTACGTGCTGCTGCCGCAAGCGTTGAAACGCATGACACCGCCGACCATCAACGTCTACACGCGCATCATCAAAACCAGCTCCCTGGCGGTGCTGATCGGTGTGGTGGATGTGATCAAGGTCGGCCAGCAGATCATCGAACGCACTTACGAATCGGTGCTGATCTACGGCGCACTTTTCCTGTTTTTCTTTTTCATCTGCTACCCGCTCTCGGCCGCCTCGCGCGTGCTGGAGCGGCGCTGGACGCAAGCATGA
- a CDS encoding amino acid ABC transporter ATP-binding protein gives MNALIEFKGFNKFFGAQQVLNGIDLQVKAGEVIVILGPSGCGKSTLLRCLNGLEVAHSGSLQLAGRELLGKGTDWREVRQQIGMVFQSYHLFPHMSVLDNLLLGPLKVQKRDRREARDQAEALLARVGLADKRDAFPRQLSGGQQQRIAILRSLCMNPQVMLFDEVTAALDPEMVKEVLDVIQGLAREGMTLLIVTHEMAFARAVADRIVFMDAGRILEQNPPEIFFTNPQTARAQQFLEKFSYVAALPKTTQTKELELL, from the coding sequence ATGAACGCACTGATCGAGTTCAAGGGTTTCAACAAGTTCTTCGGCGCACAGCAGGTGCTCAATGGCATCGACTTACAGGTTAAGGCGGGCGAAGTCATCGTCATCCTGGGCCCCAGCGGTTGTGGCAAAAGTACCCTGCTGCGCTGTCTCAACGGACTGGAGGTCGCGCACAGTGGCAGCCTGCAACTGGCCGGCCGCGAACTGCTGGGCAAGGGCACCGACTGGCGCGAAGTACGCCAACAGATCGGCATGGTGTTCCAGAGCTATCACTTGTTCCCGCACATGAGCGTGCTCGACAACCTGTTGCTCGGCCCGCTGAAAGTGCAGAAGCGCGACCGCCGTGAGGCCCGTGACCAGGCCGAAGCCTTGCTGGCGCGCGTGGGCCTGGCGGACAAGCGCGACGCATTCCCGCGTCAGCTCTCCGGTGGCCAGCAGCAACGCATCGCCATCCTCCGTTCGCTGTGCATGAACCCTCAGGTCATGCTCTTCGACGAAGTCACCGCCGCCCTCGACCCGGAAATGGTCAAGGAGGTTCTGGACGTCATTCAAGGCCTGGCCCGCGAAGGCATGACGCTGTTGATCGTCACCCACGAAATGGCCTTCGCCCGCGCTGTGGCGGACCGCATCGTGTTCATGGATGCCGGGCGAATCCTTGAGCAAAACCCTCCCGAGATTTTCTTTACGAACCCGCAAACCGCACGAGCGCAGCAGTTCCTGGAGAAGTTCTCCTACGTCGCCGCACTACCCAAAACGACTCAAACAAAGGAACTGGAACTGCTATGA
- a CDS encoding transporter substrate-binding domain-containing protein produces MKTAKTSRLLLSLFGLALLAGCNKSEEPAKPVATSGSYLEKIKARDKLIVGVFTDKPPFGFVNEAGRYVGFDTDIGRQFAKDLLGDENKVEFVAVEPASRIPFLQSDKVDLILANMTVTPERKEAVEFTNPNLKVAVQALVPQASTVKNLDDLATRTTIVTTGTTADIWLTKNHPDWKLLKFEKNSESLQALANGRGDAYAQDNLVLFSWAKQNPGYRVLTQTLGAEAPIAPAVKKGNIELRDWVNTELVKLGEEKYLLKLYDQYVRKELSDDTKPESVIVEGGKWQG; encoded by the coding sequence ATGAAAACTGCCAAGACTTCACGCTTGCTACTGTCATTGTTCGGCCTCGCGTTACTGGCCGGTTGCAACAAATCCGAGGAGCCCGCCAAGCCGGTCGCCACCAGTGGCAGTTACCTGGAAAAAATCAAAGCCCGGGACAAACTGATCGTTGGCGTCTTCACCGATAAGCCGCCGTTCGGTTTCGTCAATGAGGCCGGGCGCTACGTGGGTTTCGATACGGACATCGGTCGTCAATTCGCCAAGGATTTGTTGGGCGATGAAAACAAAGTCGAGTTCGTCGCGGTGGAGCCGGCCAGCCGGATTCCGTTTCTGCAAAGTGACAAGGTCGATCTGATCCTGGCCAACATGACCGTCACCCCGGAGCGCAAGGAAGCAGTGGAATTCACCAACCCGAACCTGAAAGTCGCGGTACAGGCTTTGGTGCCACAAGCCAGCACGGTGAAAAACCTCGATGACCTGGCGACGCGCACCACCATCGTCACCACCGGTACGACGGCGGACATCTGGCTGACCAAGAATCACCCGGACTGGAAACTGCTGAAGTTCGAGAAGAACTCCGAATCCCTGCAAGCCCTGGCCAATGGTCGCGGTGATGCCTATGCGCAGGACAATCTGGTGCTGTTCAGCTGGGCCAAGCAAAACCCTGGCTACCGCGTATTGACCCAGACACTGGGCGCTGAGGCACCGATCGCGCCAGCGGTGAAGAAGGGCAATATCGAGCTGCGAGACTGGGTGAATACCGAGTTGGTGAAACTGGGTGAGGAGAAGTATTTGCTCAAGCTGTACGACCAGTACGTGCGCAAGGAACTGAGCGATGACACCAAGCCTGAGAGTGTGATTGTCGAGGGCGGGAAGTGGCAGGGCTGA
- a CDS encoding AAA family ATPase, whose translation MLNTLAVANYRSINKLVIPLGRLNLITGPNGSGKSNLYRALRLLAETAQGGVVNALAREGGLDSTFWAGPENITRRMRNGEVPVEATVRQGVKRLRLGFAGEDFSYSISLGLPDSNGHFMLPEHPLPIPSRFSLDPQIKRECVWAGPIYRPASLLVDRNGPMIRARANRSWDVLAQHTPNFDSLFDQVGSLRSSPEVLELREFIRRWRFYDHFRSDADAPVRQPQLGTRTPVLHHDGRDLAAALQTIIEIGDPEALRTAISDAFPGARLHIAPLQGGRFSIEFYQEGLLRPLSAAELSDGTLRYLLLVAALLTPRPPTLMVLNEPETSLHPDLLPALARLIIRASEQCQVWVVSHARRLISALQEDPECNCIVLEKNLGQTGIVGQRMLDEPAWNWPD comes from the coding sequence ATGCTCAACACCCTCGCGGTGGCCAATTACCGCTCGATCAATAAATTGGTCATCCCACTGGGCCGCTTGAACCTGATTACCGGTCCGAATGGCAGCGGTAAATCCAATCTATACCGCGCACTGCGCCTGCTGGCGGAAACCGCTCAGGGTGGCGTGGTCAATGCGCTGGCCCGTGAGGGTGGGCTGGACTCGACCTTCTGGGCCGGGCCGGAAAACATCACCCGACGCATGCGCAATGGTGAAGTCCCGGTCGAGGCAACGGTGAGACAAGGCGTCAAACGACTGCGTCTGGGGTTTGCCGGTGAGGATTTCAGCTATTCGATCAGCCTCGGGCTGCCCGATTCCAACGGCCACTTCATGCTGCCCGAACACCCTCTGCCTATTCCGTCGCGATTCAGCCTGGACCCGCAAATCAAGCGTGAATGCGTCTGGGCCGGGCCAATCTATCGGCCGGCCAGCCTGCTGGTGGATCGCAACGGCCCGATGATCCGCGCCAGAGCCAATCGCAGCTGGGACGTGCTGGCCCAACACACGCCGAATTTCGACAGCCTGTTCGATCAGGTCGGCAGCTTGCGTTCTTCGCCGGAGGTCCTGGAATTACGCGAGTTCATCCGTCGCTGGCGCTTCTACGATCACTTTCGCAGTGACGCCGACGCGCCCGTGCGTCAACCGCAACTCGGCACCCGCACGCCCGTGTTGCACCACGACGGGCGCGACCTGGCGGCCGCCTTGCAGACCATCATTGAAATCGGCGACCCCGAGGCGCTGCGAACCGCGATCAGCGACGCCTTTCCCGGTGCGAGACTGCACATCGCGCCGTTGCAAGGCGGACGGTTTTCCATCGAGTTTTATCAGGAAGGGTTGTTGCGGCCGTTATCGGCCGCCGAATTGTCGGACGGGACGCTGCGTTATTTGCTGCTCGTCGCCGCGCTGCTGACGCCACGCCCACCCACGTTGATGGTGCTGAACGAGCCGGAAACCAGTCTGCATCCGGATCTGTTGCCGGCCTTGGCACGTTTGATTATCCGGGCCTCGGAGCAGTGCCAGGTGTGGGTGGTGTCTCATGCGCGGCGGTTGATTTCAGCGTTGCAGGAAGACCCGGAATGCAATTGCATCGTGCTGGAGAAAAACCTCGGCCAGACCGGCATTGTCGGCCAGCGAATGCTCGATGAGCCGGCGTGGAACTGGCCGGATTGA
- a CDS encoding efflux RND transporter periplasmic adaptor subunit, with protein sequence MAVPGLKVIMALSVAMLLTACDEKKPIQEYLPRVFVQVVKPSDYAASVTLTGDIQARVQTELSFRVGGKIIQRTVDVGDRVTAKQVLARLDPKDLQTNVDSAQAQVAAQQALVKQNAAAFVRQQKLLPKGYTSQSEYDSAQAALRSSQSALSAAQAQLANARDQLSYTALIAEAPGIITARQAEVGQVVQATMPVFSLARDGDRDAVFNVYESLLAEKPTDQTIVLSLLDNPEIKTTGTVREVTPAVSAQSGTVQVKVGLDSLPAGMQLGSVVSATARGSGKSAIELPWSALTKNISEPAVWLVDDKGQAQLHSVTVLRYLTGRVIISKGLNEGDKVIIAGGQLLHPGMEVEIAENTYKDLSWGAKP encoded by the coding sequence ATGGCGGTTCCCGGATTGAAAGTCATCATGGCCTTGAGTGTCGCAATGCTGCTGACGGCATGCGACGAGAAAAAACCGATTCAGGAGTACCTGCCAAGGGTATTCGTACAAGTGGTCAAACCGTCGGATTACGCGGCCTCGGTGACGCTGACGGGTGACATTCAGGCCCGTGTCCAGACCGAGCTGTCCTTCCGCGTCGGCGGCAAAATCATCCAGCGTACGGTGGATGTCGGTGATCGGGTGACCGCCAAGCAAGTGCTGGCGCGCCTCGATCCCAAGGACTTGCAGACCAATGTCGATTCGGCCCAGGCCCAAGTGGCCGCCCAACAGGCGCTGGTCAAGCAGAATGCGGCGGCGTTCGTGCGCCAGCAAAAACTCCTGCCCAAGGGCTACACCAGCCAGAGCGAATATGACTCGGCGCAGGCAGCGTTGCGCAGCAGTCAGAGCGCATTGAGCGCGGCCCAGGCGCAGCTGGCCAATGCCCGCGATCAACTGAGCTACACCGCACTGATCGCCGAAGCGCCCGGCATCATCACCGCACGTCAGGCTGAAGTCGGCCAGGTGGTGCAGGCGACAATGCCGGTTTTCAGCCTGGCTCGCGATGGCGATCGAGATGCGGTGTTCAATGTCTATGAATCGCTACTGGCCGAGAAGCCGACGGATCAAACCATTGTCCTCAGTCTGCTCGATAACCCCGAGATCAAAACCACCGGCACCGTGCGCGAAGTGACCCCGGCGGTGTCCGCCCAGTCCGGCACCGTGCAGGTCAAGGTTGGCCTCGACAGCCTGCCCGCCGGGATGCAACTGGGTTCGGTGGTGAGCGCCACGGCCAGAGGTTCGGGCAAGTCTGCGATTGAGTTGCCATGGTCGGCCCTGACCAAAAACATCAGTGAGCCTGCTGTCTGGTTGGTCGACGACAAAGGCCAGGCCCAATTGCACTCGGTCACCGTTTTACGCTACCTGACCGGCAGGGTCATTATCAGTAAAGGCCTCAACGAGGGCGACAAAGTCATCATCGCCGGAGGGCAGTTGTTGCACCCGGGCATGGAAGTCGAGATTGCCGAAAATACTTACAAGGATCTGAGTTGGGGAGCCAAGCCATGA
- a CDS encoding efflux RND transporter periplasmic adaptor subunit: MKPFWALPLGLSLGLVLSACSKNEPPPQPVRPVLSVKVKALNEEDLGRFAGSIQARYESNTGFRVGGRIASRNVDVGAEVEKGTLLATLDPSDQQNQLRSAQGDLAKIFAQLINAKASASRQQALFDRGVGAQAQLDAALTDLKTTQASLDQAQATVSQSQDQLGYTELRSDHKAVVTAWNAEAGQVVSAGQQVVTLAQPDIKEAVIDLPDTLVDQLPEDVVFQVAAQLDPNTNTTAIIREIEPQAQSATRTRRARLTLAETPEGFRLGTAISVTLSSAIKPRIELPLTSLQEVDGKPRIWVIDTQKKTVAPRDVKVISRTDSTVVLAGGVKNGERVITAGVNSLKPGQPVKFDEDSQ; this comes from the coding sequence ATGAAGCCTTTTTGGGCATTGCCCCTTGGATTGTCCCTTGGGCTGGTGCTGAGCGCCTGTTCCAAAAACGAACCGCCACCGCAGCCGGTACGTCCCGTGCTGTCCGTCAAGGTCAAGGCCTTGAACGAAGAGGATCTGGGCCGGTTTGCCGGCAGTATCCAGGCGCGTTACGAAAGCAATACCGGTTTTCGGGTGGGCGGGCGCATCGCCAGTCGTAACGTCGATGTCGGGGCCGAGGTCGAGAAGGGCACATTGCTCGCGACCCTTGATCCTTCTGATCAGCAAAACCAGTTGCGTTCGGCTCAGGGCGACCTGGCGAAAATCTTCGCGCAATTGATCAATGCCAAAGCCAGTGCGTCGCGCCAGCAGGCCCTGTTTGATCGCGGAGTGGGTGCGCAAGCGCAGCTGGACGCCGCCCTGACCGATCTGAAAACCACCCAGGCCTCCCTCGATCAAGCTCAGGCGACGGTCAGCCAGAGCCAGGATCAACTCGGCTACACCGAGTTGCGCTCCGACCATAAAGCCGTGGTCACCGCATGGAACGCCGAGGCCGGCCAGGTAGTCTCCGCCGGCCAGCAAGTGGTGACCCTGGCGCAACCTGACATCAAGGAAGCGGTGATTGATCTGCCCGATACATTGGTCGATCAACTGCCCGAGGATGTGGTGTTTCAGGTCGCCGCCCAACTCGACCCGAACACCAACACCACCGCGATCATCCGCGAAATCGAACCCCAGGCGCAGAGTGCCACGCGCACCCGTCGTGCTCGCCTGACCCTCGCTGAAACGCCGGAAGGCTTTCGTTTGGGCACCGCGATCAGCGTCACCCTGAGTTCGGCGATCAAGCCGCGCATCGAACTGCCTCTCACCTCGTTGCAGGAGGTCGACGGCAAACCCCGCATCTGGGTGATTGATACACAGAAAAAGACCGTGGCACCCAGGGACGTCAAGGTCATCAGCCGTACCGACAGCACCGTGGTGCTGGCCGGCGGCGTCAAGAACGGCGAGCGCGTCATCACGGCCGGCGTAAACAGCCTCAAACCGGGGCAACCAGTGAAATTCGACGAGGACAGTCAATGA
- a CDS encoding efflux RND transporter permease subunit, which yields MKGPFNLSEWALKHQSFVWYLMFVALLMGVFSYFNLGREEDPSFTIKTMVIQSKWPGATQEETLKQITDRIEKKLEELDSLDYVKSYTRPGESTVYVYLRDTTNSKDIPEIWYQVRKKINDIKYQFPQGIQGPSFNDEFGDVFGSIYAFTADGLTLRQLRDYVEQARMEIRGVPGLGKIEMVGQQDEVLYLNFSTRKLAALGIDQRQVVQSLQTQNAVTPAGVIEAGPERISVRTSGKFASEKDLAEVNLKLNDRYYRLADIAEISRGYVDPASPEFRFNGKQAIGLAIAMQTGGNVQAFGKALHERIEQLTADLPVGVGIYNVSDQAVVVEEAVGGFTRALFEAVIIVLVVSFISLGVRAGLVVACSIPLVLALVFVFMEYSGITMQRISLGALIISLGLMVDDAMITVEMMVTRLELGDTKEQAATFAYTSTAFPMLTGTLVTVAGFVPIGLNASSAGEYTYTLFAVIACAMLVSWVVAVLFAPVLGVHILSANVKPHEGEPGRIGKAFNGGLLWCMRNRWWAIGITVLCFVLALFCMRFVQNQFFPSSDRPEILVDLNLPQNASIDETRRAVDRLEATLKDDPDIVRWSTYIGQGAIRFYLPLDQQLQNPFYAQLVIVSKGKTREAMMQKLRERLRNDFVGIGGYVQALEMGPPVGRPIQYRISGKDIDQVRRHAIDLASELDKNPHIGEIIYDWNEPGKVLRIDIAQDKARQLGLSSEDVANLMNGIVSGQAVTQVDDDIYLINVVGRAVDSERGTPETLQNLQIVSPNGTSIPLLAFATVRYELEQPLVWRRDRLPTITIKAAIRDEIQPTDLVKILKPSIDAFAAKLPAGYKVATGGTVEESGKAQGPIAKVVPLMLFLMATFLMIQLHSVQKLFLVASVAPLGLIGVVIALVPTGTPMGFVAILGILALIGIIIRNSVILVTQIDEYEKKGYAPWDAVVEATEHRRRPILLTAAAASLGMIPIAREVFWGPMAYAMIGGIVIATLLTLLFLPALYVAWYKIREPKKEVA from the coding sequence ATGAAAGGGCCTTTCAATCTCTCGGAATGGGCCCTCAAGCATCAGTCGTTCGTCTGGTATCTGATGTTCGTCGCGTTGCTGATGGGTGTGTTCTCGTACTTCAACCTGGGGCGCGAAGAAGACCCTTCGTTCACCATCAAAACCATGGTGATCCAGAGCAAATGGCCGGGCGCGACCCAGGAGGAAACGCTCAAGCAGATCACTGACCGGATCGAGAAAAAACTCGAAGAGCTCGACTCCCTCGACTACGTGAAAAGCTACACACGGCCGGGCGAGTCCACGGTGTACGTGTACTTGCGCGACACTACCAATTCCAAGGACATCCCGGAGATCTGGTACCAGGTACGCAAGAAGATCAACGACATCAAGTACCAGTTCCCGCAAGGCATACAGGGGCCGTCGTTCAACGACGAGTTCGGTGACGTCTTCGGGTCGATCTACGCCTTCACCGCTGACGGCCTGACCTTGCGTCAGTTGCGCGACTACGTGGAACAGGCGCGCATGGAAATTCGCGGCGTGCCGGGGCTGGGCAAGATCGAAATGGTCGGCCAGCAGGACGAAGTGCTGTACCTGAATTTCTCCACACGCAAACTCGCAGCGCTGGGCATCGATCAGCGTCAGGTGGTGCAGAGCCTGCAAACCCAGAACGCCGTGACCCCGGCAGGTGTCATAGAGGCCGGGCCGGAGCGGATTTCGGTGCGCACTTCAGGGAAGTTCGCTTCGGAGAAAGACCTGGCCGAGGTCAACCTCAAGCTCAACGACCGCTACTATCGTCTGGCCGACATTGCCGAAATCAGTCGCGGCTATGTCGACCCGGCCTCGCCGGAATTTCGCTTCAACGGCAAACAGGCCATCGGCCTGGCGATTGCCATGCAGACGGGTGGCAACGTCCAGGCGTTCGGCAAGGCCTTGCACGAGCGTATCGAACAACTGACCGCCGACCTGCCGGTGGGTGTTGGCATCTACAACGTCTCGGATCAGGCCGTGGTGGTGGAAGAGGCCGTCGGCGGCTTTACCCGTGCGCTGTTCGAAGCGGTGATCATCGTGCTGGTGGTTAGCTTCATCAGCCTCGGTGTGCGTGCCGGGCTGGTGGTGGCGTGCTCGATCCCGTTGGTGCTGGCGTTGGTCTTCGTGTTCATGGAGTACAGCGGCATTACCATGCAGCGGATCTCCCTTGGCGCACTGATCATTTCCCTCGGCCTGATGGTGGACGACGCGATGATCACCGTGGAGATGATGGTCACGCGCCTTGAGTTGGGCGACACCAAGGAGCAAGCCGCCACGTTCGCCTACACCTCCACGGCGTTCCCGATGTTGACCGGTACGCTGGTAACGGTGGCGGGGTTCGTGCCGATCGGCTTGAACGCCAGTTCCGCGGGTGAGTACACCTACACGCTGTTTGCGGTGATTGCCTGCGCAATGCTGGTGTCGTGGGTGGTGGCGGTACTGTTTGCACCGGTGCTCGGCGTGCACATTCTCAGTGCCAACGTGAAACCCCATGAAGGCGAACCCGGGCGCATCGGCAAGGCGTTCAATGGCGGGCTGCTGTGGTGCATGCGCAATCGCTGGTGGGCCATCGGCATCACTGTGCTGTGTTTTGTGCTGGCGTTGTTTTGCATGCGTTTTGTGCAGAACCAGTTCTTCCCGTCTTCGGATCGCCCGGAAATCCTGGTCGACCTGAACCTGCCGCAAAACGCCTCGATCGACGAAACCCGCCGGGCCGTCGATCGTCTCGAAGCCACGCTCAAGGACGATCCGGACATCGTGCGCTGGAGCACCTACATCGGTCAGGGCGCGATCCGTTTCTATCTGCCTCTGGACCAACAACTGCAAAACCCGTTCTATGCGCAGTTGGTGATCGTCAGCAAAGGCAAGACCCGTGAGGCCATGATGCAGAAGCTTCGTGAGCGCTTGCGCAATGACTTCGTCGGCATCGGCGGTTATGTCCAGGCACTGGAAATGGGCCCGCCGGTAGGGCGTCCGATCCAGTACCGGATCAGCGGCAAAGACATCGACCAGGTTCGCCGGCACGCCATCGACCTGGCCTCCGAACTGGACAAGAACCCGCACATTGGCGAGATCATCTACGACTGGAACGAACCGGGCAAAGTGCTGCGCATCGACATTGCCCAAGACAAGGCGCGGCAGTTGGGGCTGTCTTCCGAAGACGTGGCCAACCTGATGAACGGCATCGTCAGCGGCCAGGCGGTGACCCAGGTCGATGACGACATCTATCTGATCAATGTGGTCGGGCGTGCAGTGGATTCCGAACGTGGTACGCCGGAAACCCTGCAGAACTTGCAGATCGTCTCGCCGAACGGCACGTCGATTCCGCTGTTGGCGTTTGCCACCGTGCGCTACGAGCTGGAGCAGCCGCTGGTGTGGCGTCGCGATCGTCTGCCGACCATCACCATCAAGGCGGCGATACGCGACGAGATCCAGCCGACGGACCTGGTGAAGATCCTCAAGCCGTCCATCGACGCCTTCGCTGCCAAGTTGCCGGCGGGCTACAAAGTCGCCACCGGCGGTACGGTGGAGGAAAGCGGCAAGGCCCAGGGGCCGATTGCCAAGGTTGTGCCGCTGATGCTGTTCTTGATGGCGACCTTCCTGATGATCCAGTTGCACAGCGTGCAGAAGCTGTTCCTGGTGGCCAGCGTCGCGCCGTTGGGCCTGATCGGCGTGGTGATCGCGCTGGTGCCGACAGGCACGCCGATGGGCTTTGTGGCGATCCTTGGGATTTTGGCGCTGATCGGCATCATCATCCGTAACTCGGTGATTCTGGTGACCCAGATCGACGAATACGAGAAGAAGGGCTATGCGCCGTGGGACGCGGTGGTCGAGGCCACCGAGCATCGACGTCGGCCGATCCTGCTGACGGCGGCGGCGGCGAGCCTGGGGATGATTCCGATTGCCCGGGAAGTGTTCTGGGGGCCGATGGCCTACGCGATGATCGGCGGGATTGTCATCGCAACCTTGCTGACGCTGCTGTTTTTGCCGGCGCTTTATGTGGCCTGGTACAAAATTCGCGAGCCGAAGAAAGAGGTGGCTTAA